In the genome of Oncorhynchus gorbuscha isolate QuinsamMale2020 ecotype Even-year linkage group LG05, OgorEven_v1.0, whole genome shotgun sequence, the window GCAACTACTGTAGTGAGTTTGGATTTGGGGAACTGAACCATGTGTTAGGGTCCAGTGTTGAAGCCTTGTACCATTGGCCTACAAGATATGAATGTGAAGAGTACATAACAAATCTGAAGTGGACCAGACGTACAGAACAGTAATATGTGTATTTAACAGTAAACTATTTGCAAAGCAGTCAGTATAGTAGTTGTCACAGTTGTTTTACCAGTAGAGGGCGTTATTGATAGAGCAGGGTTTTTTTTCTGACCATAAGCTTCTCAGGCGTGTGGCATATTATGCAGACTTCATAAAACACTAATAAAGATTTTTATTCTCATGATGACCATGTTTCTGTCATCTTTATTAACACGAATGTTTTCCACTGATCTCAGTCTACAGTGGCGTACTCATGTTTTTTACCTTTTCTTATCTACAGAAATTCAATTTGACCGTTATAGTAAATCGTTGCAAATTCAGTGTTTGATCTTATTAAATGAGAGCCATTCAATTATATGTTTATGTTTACATCCCTAGCCTCCCAGGAATATTCGTTTTTGGACAACGTTTTCAAGCACTAACACCGTCAAATCAATAGCTACCCCTTTGGCCATGAGTATGgattattattatacattattGGTATTACATTGGCCGTTTACTGTGTCCCTCGCTCTTCAGGAAGTCACGCTTTCGAACTGCTCGTTCAATTCGTCCTTCTCATGCTGCCATAGCTGCATTTAGGCAACGTCACAAGAAATACGTGAAGctgctaaagttagctagctaatactTTACAGATATCAATGGCGTTTACATTATATTCCCTTATTCAAGCGGTGATTTTGTGTGTTAATGCTGTCGCCGTATTGCACGAAGATAGATTTTTAAGTAAAAGTAAGTGGCTGTGCATATGTTGTTTAACATGACTTTCAACAGTgttttgctaacgttagctagctacaccaGTAATAAGTGGAAAAGCTTGTTTATTGATACAATGATATCTCTTATGGTCTAGTATTTGCATATAATATAGCATTTTTTCCCCTCTAGTTGGCTGGGGTGTGGACCAAAGTGTTGGTGGATTTGGTGATGAACCAGGCATCAAAGTGCAGCTAATGAACCTTGTCCGCTCTGTGAGGACAGTGATGAGAGGTATgaccatagagatggatagagaactttagcaaagatgtgtgtgtgtgtgtatgtatattataactaacccaagattcACTACATGATCAgaattatgtggacacctgttgggtgattaggcctggcttgcagttggCATTTCAATTCATCCTATAGGTGTtcgatcagggctctgtgcaggccaatcaagttcttccacacctatctcgacaaactatttctgtacgGACCTCGTTTTgcgcacaggggcattgtcatgctgaaacagcaaagggccttccccaaactgttgccacaacattagaagcacagaatcatctagaatgtaattgtatgctgtagccttaagatttcccttcacaggaactaagggacctagcccaAATGGTGATAAAAaggtcccagaccattattcctcctccaccaaactttacagttgccactatgctatgcattggggaaggtagctttctcctggcatttgccaaacccagattagtccgtcggactgccagatggtgaagtgtgattcatcactccagagaacatgttttcactggcactgagttttacaccactccagtcgacgcttggcattgagcatgggaATCCCAGGCTTGTGTGCTgatgctcagccatggaaacccatttcaggaagctcccgacgaacagttcttgtgctgacgttgcttccagaggcagtttgggacTCGTTCGTGAGTTTTACAACAGAGGACAGACGATTTGTATGCACTCAGCGGTcctattctgtgagcttgtgtggcctaccacttcacggctgagccgttgttacacctagatgtttccacttcacaatagcagcacttacagttgaccggggcagctctagcagagcagaaatttgacaaactgactttggaaaggtggcatcctatcacggtgccatgttgaaattcactgagcttttcagtaaggcaattctactgctaatgtttgtctatggcgattgcatggctgtgtgctcaatacacgtgtcagcaatgggtgtgggtTAAATAGCCGAATCAACTCATTTGAAGGGATGTGCACAttcttttgtatatacagtgtagttcATCTGTGTCGTTTTCAATGGGAGCAATGAAGCATAGTGTGTAGAAAAatgcaaggaggtgggcagagccaagcacaatCTAGTAAGATCCTATTGGCACGTTCTggcatgtatttgcatatttccattaGGGAACGCCTTCTCTGTGAAGTGCATGTATGCAATAACTCAATTTGCCCTTGCACTCCTTGTAAATAACGTACTTTTTAAAAACTCTGTCAAAGGGTCACATCTACAAAACTTTGGAAGTTTTGGAAACAGAACTGTATTGTGGTTGGGCTTTTCTTCGATGAGAAAATCTGCAGAATGTCGACTCAGTTCCATCTCGCTTCATACTCTCCCACTGCcaaccactgggcttcctctcctcaccatATTTAGTGAGGGGTGAAAATTCCTTCCGGATGCTTCagatttatacatccggtgaaacaTCTGGCTCCTTGTTCTATCTGTGACTTTAGTGCCCAAAAGCTTGTTTTAGACTGAGCAGCGCCATTGATTactttcaccattttgaagtaatcaactgggtgggacttcatATGGGTTGCGTTGATGTGCAGTTGGTGAATGATTTATGCTTTTTGTACTGACTCGAAGAGTCATGATTCATTTTTCTGAGTGACCTGTCATTTTAGTTGTTTGTTTGATATGCTGGCCATAATAGGTCCCACAGCATGATTGATACACACTCGGTGGCTCCAGAGACGTTCTCCGACCAACAACTGTCTGTCATATATGCGCACAGGAAAATAGATCATGCTGAAGGCAGCATGGATAAGAAAAACTGATAATTAATCGCATGGTGCAATAATTATTtaattaaagctgcaatatgcgGGAAaccgctctgccatttcctgtttGCAAAAATTCGGATAGTtttcctaatttcagtttgtgacaaaacaagcaatagTGTAGAGAATCCTTGTACcgtctaaaccgctgtgaaatatattttcaattacCAAAAATACTGtaatttcagctgtttgaagctggcgtacaaaaccaaaagtaagaCGCAAAAAATGAAACTTAAggacaggaagcatagaaatagcgtacatagaacagatgtactgcttcttagactggctttcaattAGAATGTTGGatttataactcacatttctatgtgaatttgatcAGGTTGCGGAAAAGTTATGATGGACACAGCTTTATAAACAAACCTGAACTCGAGAACAAATAGTTTGAGGTGCTGCAGTTCGCTAACGGTATTGTGCTCATCACCCTCACAGCAGTCAAGCAAGAAGGAGTTGGCATAGAATCAAAGGATTATTGACAAGATGTAAACTATGTTTCCTTTCCTAATATTTATTGAAAACAGAAATAAATCTGTACAATGAGCACTTGCCTTTTAAGTTCATCGTTAGTTGTTGGTTAACTTTGGTTAACTAGCTAGCGACATTTAGCCATATTGGCATAGGAGTGACAACTCAAAACACCTCAACTAGACATGTTATCAATAGCAAGATAGAACAAGCTGAAAACGAGCCACCTGCAATTCCCCACATTGCAACTTGTTGTAATTTTTAATAGTTATCTGATCATCCAGAATCATAACACACAGCATTTCGCTCCATTGATGCCCGGGCATCATTTTCGTGCGGTTGTAGCCTAACCCAtctatgggttaaggaaggattACATAATTCCATCAGGTTACCAGGAGGGATCAGGCAATGAATTATACTCGTGAgaaaacattccataactgcGGGTGGCAGTAAATTACCAACCTTtactttatacctgttcaaaccaCACATTCTATGTGGCAGTGTCCAGCCTTTCCATTTGTTTGACAGTACAAAGTAGTAGTAGAAAATGTAATTGTTGACGATAGTTaatacagccacaaagtcataaactctTCCTATTTCGACAATTTAtatcttcttaaaatctgatttttaacctaaccctaaccacactgctaacattgtctaacacctaaccttaaattaaaacaaaaatgcacatttttgtcttcatacattttttttcttcgaTATAGACAATTGGCTATGTcatctagtggaaacccttcaaaatggagatggcttCAGTGGCGCTGCACGTGCTCTCACAGACGCCATAATGGGACAGATATAATGCAATGTCCATCTAAAAATCAATACCATATTCAAatatcaacaacaaaaatattctgcattcatgttgttgttttttaaaatagaTTATTCTTGTTTTCCTCTTAACAATTTGATGTTAACCAGACTGAGCTGAGACTGGTCTGACTTTGGCATTATTCATAATCTTCACTCTCTCATCTTGCAGTGCCCTTGATTGCTGTCAATTCTGTCTGCATTGTGTTGTTGCTGCTTTTTGGCTGAAGAGAAGACTGGACTGAATTTGGACGCTGAACTAAGAGAAGCCACTTTCAGGGGTCAGGAGGATGTCACCCTGGCAcctggaggagggaccctacatGCACCAGGAAGAAGAGTACACCCACACGTTTATGTATCTCAAGAGATTCAGCATTACATTTGATTTcctttattgttattattattattccttaCCTCATTTGTCAAACCTGTTGTTCTTAGATCAGGCTAAGTGACAGTTCAGATGCAAGAACAATCTGAGTTTACTACATTCACAGTTTCTTTTACAGACACCCGTTAGCCAATGTTATAGCACAAGGCAGTTCAAAAAAGCCTACGGTTGCTTTTGGAAGATTTCTTCATTGTAAAAGGATAATTGACTTTGATCTCATGATTCCACTTTCTTTCTCCTTATTTGAAATTGTGGTTCGTCACAGTTCTGATGGTATATTCTATGTTTTGCTTTTAACATATTCCTGGATAAAAAGTTGTCATTTTGTGTCCCATGCACAATTTAATTATGTATGACTTTTTCTAAGTAACTTTATATGAATTACTTGAAAAAAATAAAGATTTTTTAAAATCTACCACTTTTGAGTTTATTCATAACCCAACATTAgctaaaaataataattttagcaGGCGCACTCATCCAGAGCGATTTACTCTCAGAGCAAGTTGaacattacataattttcttgTCCCAGAACACATTCCCTACTTACACAACTTTTCTTTGATCATGGCTGTGTCAAAAGCACATTAAGAAGACCAAAGAGACCTTGCTCAAAATATATATTTGCTGAATGGCTAATTGTTTGCATGTAAACAAAATGAATCCTTTCTCTGGCAAATCTGTAAAAAAAATGTTAGCAATGCCCTGTATGAATGGCATCAATCAGTGCACTTTTGAACTAGCTGCAAACTTGAGCACAAGGGCGACCAAATAAGGTGGGTGCTTCTCACTAGGTGCTTTTAGCAACGCGGGTGTATTTTCATACACTAGTGTtgctttcaattgtttaactgtCTGTGTGCAGGCCGGTTGGTCATGACGACGGGAATAGAGCTCCACGTTGGAGgtgtcaaacaaggaaatggttccaatcatacatttttcccatagggaattttagaaacacttcaaataagggctgtgtttcgtgtaggcttaccctggcgtgacgttttgataaccatacAAATCTCtatcggacaaggtgacttttacccatataaacttggagtcacacgaTGATTTCTTGTGTGGTCCACTCAGACTTGGGAAGgcctgcagtttattaggctacagattaaataaattatgagtttgatgctcctttccaattaatattgagggtcttattctggtgacatgatgcttggctgccctttgacaaataaaaataatcttgcTCTTTTGTCCATAGTAATCTCATCATATAGGCTATACCCACAcagtatctgcgagctgttggctagagcacatgTGCCAAGACTGGAGTGGGCACATTCGCTATAAAACACGTTTTTTtggtgacaaaaccatcagtagagttgaaaacaAGATGGAAACCCATTGTAACTCGGTACATTGGAATTTAACCGCAAAAGTAATGTTTATGTGcgctacgtcatcacgcacatcctttccactgggcacagacgtcaattcaacgtctattccatgttggttcaacgtaatttcattgaacggacgtggaaacaacgttaatTCAGCTAATGTGTGTGCAGTGGGTTTTAACTGCAGTCAATTTGATGGAAGCACATGTTTTTATTCATGTTTGACTGATAGACCTCAAGCTAGATTCCATGCTACATGCAAACAAATGAATTAGGTTTACGAGTAGGAGTACGAGTAGTATTACAGGTTTTCAGATACAAAGACTACAGTCATGCTGATGGAgtagatctcctctctctctctctctctctctctctctctctctctctcgcactctcaattcaattcaatgggctttattggcatgggaaacaaatgtttacattgccaaagcaaatgaaatggataaacaaaagtgaaataaacacaaAAAAGTGAACAGTGAATCTTACACTCActcaagttccaaaagaataaagacatttcaaatgttctcccatcttcactgaggaactcttgagctctgtcagagtgaccatcgggttcttggtcacctccctga includes:
- the LOC124035159 gene encoding immediate early response 3-interacting protein 1-like, coding for MAFTLYSLIQAVILCVNAVAVLHEDRFLSKIGWGVDQSVGGFGDEPGIKVQLMNLVRSVRTVMRVPLIAVNSVCIVLLLLFG